Proteins from a single region of Ziziphus jujuba cultivar Dongzao chromosome 1, ASM3175591v1:
- the LOC107426878 gene encoding ubiquitin carboxyl-terminal hydrolase 23 isoform X1, with protein sequence MAEGMIRITETKVMSDGYSDRMPDSSSNGSSLFQRRIEFHQARKPFRPFSKGDGDFRLETLNPSSSDPRRTGSNLGQSVLGGKKADGSEFLENGLDPELSFGITFRRIGAGLENLGNTCFLNSVLQCLTYTEPLAAYLQSGKHQNSCHVAGFCALCAIQKHVSRALQSTGRILAPKDLVSNLRCISRNFRNARQEDAHEYMVNLLESMHKCCLPSGVPSESPSAYEKSLVHKIFGGRLRSQVKCLQCSSCSNKFDPFLDLSLDIAKADSLQKAFLYFTAAEQLDGGERQYQCQQCKQKVRALKQLTVHKAPYVLTIHLKRFRAHDPGQKIDKKVQFGPTLDLKPFVSGSYEGDLKYTLYGVLVHYGWSTHSGHYYCYVRTSSGMWYSLDDNRVVQVSEKTVLEQKAYMLFYVRDRKNIVSWKPFDIAQKENKVNEIGTKTYSTYNQGLKKPVQNGLVDDRLKNTVSSTTEKKNAFDIGPPRESFSSKVSDCPMSEPSLKASLSKDPSERLSFPPPSLGQCLIPSSSSPSNNNVDASNLEVGTTVNVGSNVNDSNEGGNSNKDFSTLISTSPNCKDLQSFDTAKNVIDETSQKNKPALEDSKMVSSIKSCVTSEKVDPVKSVDQPNYEKVGSITNGPAVGNSIGDKGGDYSKKLMHDELEKSSDSSVVKNEALHVEDFECRSRKKLKKKISKSQVASFHSSILFRASLGLRKKKKLKRSKHRNLDTKNLKKELLMEPRCFPSDLGPSTSEKTHTDCLVSSCSHRKKPKSGSKKEANGAGMIDEGNSLGDSLVNFVDGELGERIAQNNTVLASDKQLDSSSRFSFSVKKSNARGNGISQDCSREKMQNGWMGVLTRGMEETVVARWDGIELPSQTVESSAMESVSIGYIGDEWDEEYDRGKRKKVRESKHIFGGQNPFQEIATKKMKLKQAKVDRYSSGNRPFRI encoded by the exons ATGGCGGAGGGTATGATACGCATCACGGAGACGAAAGTTATGTCAGATGGGTATTCGGATCGCATGCCCGATTCGTCATCAAATGGGTCTTCTCTGTTTCAGAGGAGAATCGAGTTCCACCAGGCGAGGAAGCCCTTCAGGCCGTTTAGTAAAGGGGATGGTGATTTTCGGCTTGAAACCTTAAACCCCAGCAGTTCGGATCCTCGTAGAACTGGTTCTAATTTGGGTCAATCGGTTTTGGGTGGGAAGAAAGCTGATGGGTCtgaatttttggaaaatggGTTGGATCCGGAGCTCAGTTTTGGAATTACCTTTCGGAGAAtt GGTGCAGGTTTAGAAAATCTTGGGAATACTTGTTTCCTCAATTCGGTATTGCAGTGTCTAACGTACACTGAGCCTTTAGCAGCATACTTACAAAGTGGAAAGCATCAAAATTCTT GCCATGTTGCTGGTTTTTGTGCTTTATGTGCCATCCAGAAACATGTTAGTCGTGCTCTGCAATCAACTGGGAGAATTTTAGCACCTAAGGATCTGGTCTCGAACTTGCGTT GCATATCTCGAAATTTCCGTAATGCCAGACAGGAAGATGCACATGAATACATGGTAAACTTGTTGGAATCCATGCATAAATGCTGCTTGCCTTCAGGAGTGCCAAGTGAATCACCTAGTGCCTATGAGAAAAGTTTGGTGCATAAGATCTTTGGTGGCCGCCTTAGGAGTCAG GTCAAATGCTTGCAGTGCTCATCTTGCTCAAATAAGTTTGATCCATTCTTGGATTTAAGTCTTGATATAGCCAAGGCTGATTCCTTGCAAAAAGCATTTTTGTACTTCACTGCTGCAGAACAATTAGATGGAGGAGAAAGGCAGTATCAGTGCCAACAATGCAAGCAGAAAGTTAGGGCCCTCAAACAGCTTACAGTTCACAAGGCACCCTATGTTCTTACCATCCACCTGAAGCGATTTCGTGCACATGATCCTGGCCAAAAAATAGACAAGAAAGTTCAGTTTGGTCCTACATTGGATTTGAAACCATTTGTTAGTGGTTCCTAT GAAGGAGATTTGAAATACACTCTTTATGGGGTTTTAGTTCATTATGGTTGGAGCACACATTCTGGTCACTATTATTGCTATGTTCGCACATCTAGTGGCATGTGGTATTCCCTTGATGACAATCGG GTTGTCCAAGTTAGCGAGAAGACAGTCCTAGAACAGAAGGCTTACATGTTGTTTTATGTGCGTGatagaaaaaatattgtttCATGGAAACCCTTTGATATTGCTCAGAAAGAGAATAAAGTAAATGAGATTGGAACTAAAACCTATTCCACTTATAACCAGGGTTTAAAGAAACCAGTTCAAAATGGTTTAGTTGATGACAGATTAAAAAATACTGTCTCGTCtactacagaaaaaaaaaatgcatttgatATTGGTCCACCAAGGGAATCCTTTTCAAGCAAAGTATCAGATTGCCCAATGTCAGAACCATCTCTAAAGGCATCATTGTCAAAGGACCCATCAGAGAGGCTTTCTTTTCCACCTCCAAGTTTAGGACAATGCTTGATACCATCTTCTTCATCTCCTAGCAACAATAATGTTGATGCATCTAATCTGGAAGTTGGTACTACTGTAAACGTTGGCTCTAATGTTAATGACTCAAATGAGGGGGGAAATTCAAATAAAGACTTTAGTACCTTAATATCCACATCACCGAATTGTAAGGACCTCCAAAGCTTTGACACTGCTAAGAATGTTATAGATGAGACCTCTCAGAAG AATAAACCTGCTTTGGAGGACTCCAAGATGGTTTCATCCATAAAGTCCTGTGTAACATCAGAAAAAGTTGACCCTGTAAAATCAGTTGATCAACCAAATTATGAAAAG gttgGAAGTATTACCAATGGACCTGCAGTTGGCAATTCAATCGGTGACAAGGGTGGTGACTATAGTAAAAAGCTGATGCACGATGAGTTGGAGAAATCATCGGACTCATCAGTTGTGAAAAATGAAGCTTTACATGTGGAAGATTTTGAGTGCAGGTCCcgcaaaaaattgaaaaagaagatTTCTAAGAGTCAGGTTGCAAGTTTCCACTCAAGCATCCTTTTCAGGGCATCCTTGGGCCTTcggaaaaagaagaaacttaAAAGGAGTAAACACAGAAACTTAGATACCAAGAATCTCAAAAAGGAACTCTTAATGGAACCTCGTTGCTTCCCATCAGATTTGGGGCCATCTACATCTGAGAAAACTCATACAGATTGTTTGGTTTCATCTTGTTCTCATAGAAAGAAACCTAAATCTGGCTCTAAAAAGGAAGCAAATGGTGCTGGTATGATTGATGAAGGAAATTCTCTGGGTGATTCTTTGGTAAATTTTGTAGATGGAGAACTAGGAGAAAGGATTGCTCAAAATAATACTGTTCTTGCAAGTGATAAGCAACTAGACAGCAGTTCTCGCTTTAGCTTCTCAGTGAAAAAGTCGAATGCTAGGGGAAATGGTATTTCACAAGATTGCAGTAGAGAGAAAATGCAAAATGGTTGGATGGGTGTTCTTACACGAGGTATGGAGGAGACAGTTG TTGCACGCTGGGATGGGATAGAATTACCTTCTCAGACTGTTGAATCTAGTGCTATGGAGAGTGTCAGCATTGGTTACATAGGAGATGAATG GGATGAAGAGTATGACcggggaaagagaaagaaggtgAGGGAATCTAAGCATATTTTTGGTGGGCAAAACCCTTTCCAAGAAATTGCAACCAAGAAAATGAAGTTGAAGCAGGCAAAGGTTGACAGGTATAGTTCTGGAAATCGACCGTTCCGGATATGA
- the LOC107426878 gene encoding ubiquitin carboxyl-terminal hydrolase 23 isoform X2 produces MAEGMIRITETKVMSDGYSDRMPDSSSNGSSLFQRRIEFHQARKPFRPFSKGDGDFRLETLNPSSSDPRRTGSNLGQSVLGGKKADGSEFLENGLDPELSFGITFRRIGAGLENLGNTCFLNSVLQCLTYTEPLAAYLQSGKHQNSCHVAGFCALCAIQKHVSRALQSTGRILAPKDLVSNLRCISRNFRNARQEDAHEYMVNLLESMHKCCLPSGVPSESPSAYEKSLVHKIFGGRLRSQVKCLQCSSCSNKFDPFLDLSLDIAKADSLQKAFLYFTAAEQLDGGERQYQCQQCKQKVRALKQLTVHKAPYVLTIHLKRFRAHDPGQKIDKKVQFGPTLDLKPFVSGSYEGDLKYTLYGVLVHYGWSTHSGHYYCYVRTSSGMWYSLDDNRVVQVSEKTVLEQKAYMLFYVRDRKNIVSWKPFDIAQKENKVNEIGTKTYSTYNQGLKKPVQNGLVDDRLKNTVSSTTEKKNAFDIGPPRESFSSKVSDCPMSEPSLKASLSKDPSERLSFPPPSLGQCLIPSSSSPSNNNVDASNLEVGTTVNVGSNVNDSNEGGNSNKDFSTLISTSPNCKDLQSFDTAKNVIDETSQKNKPALEDSKMVSSIKSCVTSEKVDPVKSVDQPNYEKVGSITNGPAVGNSIGDKGGDYSKKLMHDELEKSSDSSVVKNEALHVEDFECRSRKKLKKKISKSQVASFHSSILFRASLGLRKKKKLKRSKHRNLDTKNLKKELLMEPRCFPSDLGPSTSEKTHTDCLVSSCSHRKKPKSGSKKEANGAGMIDEGNSLGDSLVNFVDGELGERIAQNNTVLASDKQLDSSSRFSFSVKKSNARGNGISQDCSREKMQNGWMGVLTRVARWDGIELPSQTVESSAMESVSIGYIGDEWDEEYDRGKRKKVRESKHIFGGQNPFQEIATKKMKLKQAKVDRYSSGNRPFRI; encoded by the exons ATGGCGGAGGGTATGATACGCATCACGGAGACGAAAGTTATGTCAGATGGGTATTCGGATCGCATGCCCGATTCGTCATCAAATGGGTCTTCTCTGTTTCAGAGGAGAATCGAGTTCCACCAGGCGAGGAAGCCCTTCAGGCCGTTTAGTAAAGGGGATGGTGATTTTCGGCTTGAAACCTTAAACCCCAGCAGTTCGGATCCTCGTAGAACTGGTTCTAATTTGGGTCAATCGGTTTTGGGTGGGAAGAAAGCTGATGGGTCtgaatttttggaaaatggGTTGGATCCGGAGCTCAGTTTTGGAATTACCTTTCGGAGAAtt GGTGCAGGTTTAGAAAATCTTGGGAATACTTGTTTCCTCAATTCGGTATTGCAGTGTCTAACGTACACTGAGCCTTTAGCAGCATACTTACAAAGTGGAAAGCATCAAAATTCTT GCCATGTTGCTGGTTTTTGTGCTTTATGTGCCATCCAGAAACATGTTAGTCGTGCTCTGCAATCAACTGGGAGAATTTTAGCACCTAAGGATCTGGTCTCGAACTTGCGTT GCATATCTCGAAATTTCCGTAATGCCAGACAGGAAGATGCACATGAATACATGGTAAACTTGTTGGAATCCATGCATAAATGCTGCTTGCCTTCAGGAGTGCCAAGTGAATCACCTAGTGCCTATGAGAAAAGTTTGGTGCATAAGATCTTTGGTGGCCGCCTTAGGAGTCAG GTCAAATGCTTGCAGTGCTCATCTTGCTCAAATAAGTTTGATCCATTCTTGGATTTAAGTCTTGATATAGCCAAGGCTGATTCCTTGCAAAAAGCATTTTTGTACTTCACTGCTGCAGAACAATTAGATGGAGGAGAAAGGCAGTATCAGTGCCAACAATGCAAGCAGAAAGTTAGGGCCCTCAAACAGCTTACAGTTCACAAGGCACCCTATGTTCTTACCATCCACCTGAAGCGATTTCGTGCACATGATCCTGGCCAAAAAATAGACAAGAAAGTTCAGTTTGGTCCTACATTGGATTTGAAACCATTTGTTAGTGGTTCCTAT GAAGGAGATTTGAAATACACTCTTTATGGGGTTTTAGTTCATTATGGTTGGAGCACACATTCTGGTCACTATTATTGCTATGTTCGCACATCTAGTGGCATGTGGTATTCCCTTGATGACAATCGG GTTGTCCAAGTTAGCGAGAAGACAGTCCTAGAACAGAAGGCTTACATGTTGTTTTATGTGCGTGatagaaaaaatattgtttCATGGAAACCCTTTGATATTGCTCAGAAAGAGAATAAAGTAAATGAGATTGGAACTAAAACCTATTCCACTTATAACCAGGGTTTAAAGAAACCAGTTCAAAATGGTTTAGTTGATGACAGATTAAAAAATACTGTCTCGTCtactacagaaaaaaaaaatgcatttgatATTGGTCCACCAAGGGAATCCTTTTCAAGCAAAGTATCAGATTGCCCAATGTCAGAACCATCTCTAAAGGCATCATTGTCAAAGGACCCATCAGAGAGGCTTTCTTTTCCACCTCCAAGTTTAGGACAATGCTTGATACCATCTTCTTCATCTCCTAGCAACAATAATGTTGATGCATCTAATCTGGAAGTTGGTACTACTGTAAACGTTGGCTCTAATGTTAATGACTCAAATGAGGGGGGAAATTCAAATAAAGACTTTAGTACCTTAATATCCACATCACCGAATTGTAAGGACCTCCAAAGCTTTGACACTGCTAAGAATGTTATAGATGAGACCTCTCAGAAG AATAAACCTGCTTTGGAGGACTCCAAGATGGTTTCATCCATAAAGTCCTGTGTAACATCAGAAAAAGTTGACCCTGTAAAATCAGTTGATCAACCAAATTATGAAAAG gttgGAAGTATTACCAATGGACCTGCAGTTGGCAATTCAATCGGTGACAAGGGTGGTGACTATAGTAAAAAGCTGATGCACGATGAGTTGGAGAAATCATCGGACTCATCAGTTGTGAAAAATGAAGCTTTACATGTGGAAGATTTTGAGTGCAGGTCCcgcaaaaaattgaaaaagaagatTTCTAAGAGTCAGGTTGCAAGTTTCCACTCAAGCATCCTTTTCAGGGCATCCTTGGGCCTTcggaaaaagaagaaacttaAAAGGAGTAAACACAGAAACTTAGATACCAAGAATCTCAAAAAGGAACTCTTAATGGAACCTCGTTGCTTCCCATCAGATTTGGGGCCATCTACATCTGAGAAAACTCATACAGATTGTTTGGTTTCATCTTGTTCTCATAGAAAGAAACCTAAATCTGGCTCTAAAAAGGAAGCAAATGGTGCTGGTATGATTGATGAAGGAAATTCTCTGGGTGATTCTTTGGTAAATTTTGTAGATGGAGAACTAGGAGAAAGGATTGCTCAAAATAATACTGTTCTTGCAAGTGATAAGCAACTAGACAGCAGTTCTCGCTTTAGCTTCTCAGTGAAAAAGTCGAATGCTAGGGGAAATGGTATTTCACAAGATTGCAGTAGAGAGAAAATGCAAAATGGTTGGATGGGTGTTCTTACACGAG TTGCACGCTGGGATGGGATAGAATTACCTTCTCAGACTGTTGAATCTAGTGCTATGGAGAGTGTCAGCATTGGTTACATAGGAGATGAATG GGATGAAGAGTATGACcggggaaagagaaagaaggtgAGGGAATCTAAGCATATTTTTGGTGGGCAAAACCCTTTCCAAGAAATTGCAACCAAGAAAATGAAGTTGAAGCAGGCAAAGGTTGACAGGTATAGTTCTGGAAATCGACCGTTCCGGATATGA
- the LOC107426878 gene encoding ubiquitin carboxyl-terminal hydrolase 23 isoform X4 has translation MAEGMIRITETKVMSDGYSDRMPDSSSNGSSLFQRRIEFHQARKPFRPFSKGDGDFRLETLNPSSSDPRRTGSNLGQSVLGGKKADGSEFLENGLDPELSFGITFRRIGAGLENLGNTCFLNSVLQCLTYTEPLAAYLQSGKHQNSCHVAGFCALCAIQKHVSRALQSTGRILAPKDLVSNLRCISRNFRNARQEDAHEYMVNLLESMHKCCLPSGVPSESPSAYEKSLVHKIFGGRLRSQVKCLQCSSCSNKFDPFLDLSLDIAKADSLQKAFLYFTAAEQLDGGERQYQCQQCKQKVRALKQLTVHKAPYVLTIHLKRFRAHDPGQKIDKKVQFGPTLDLKPFVSGSYEGDLKYTLYGVLVHYGWSTHSGHYYCYVRTSSGMWYSLDDNRVVQVSEKTVLEQKAYMLFYVRDRKNIVSWKPFDIAQKENKVNEIGTKTYSTYNQGLKKPVQNGLVDDRLKNTVSSTTEKKNAFDIGPPRESFSSKVSDCPMSEPSLKASLSKDPSERLSFPPPSLGQCLIPSSSSPSNNNVDASNLEVGTTVNVGSNVNDSNEGGNSNKDFSTLISTSPNCKDLQSFDTAKNVIDETSQKNKPALEDSKMVSSIKSCVTSEKVDPVKSVDQPNYEKVGSITNGPAVGNSIGDKGGDYSKKLMHDELEKSSDSSVVKNEALHVEDFECRSRKKLKKKISKSQVASFHSSILFRASLGLRKKKKLKRSKHRNLDTKNLKKELLMEPRCFPSDLGPSTSEKTHTDCLVSSCSHRKKPKSGSKKEANGAGMIDEGNSLGDSLVNFVDGELGERIAQNNTVLASDKQLDSSSRFSFSVKKSNARGNGISQDCSREKMQNGWMGVLTRGMEETVGMKSMTGERERR, from the exons ATGGCGGAGGGTATGATACGCATCACGGAGACGAAAGTTATGTCAGATGGGTATTCGGATCGCATGCCCGATTCGTCATCAAATGGGTCTTCTCTGTTTCAGAGGAGAATCGAGTTCCACCAGGCGAGGAAGCCCTTCAGGCCGTTTAGTAAAGGGGATGGTGATTTTCGGCTTGAAACCTTAAACCCCAGCAGTTCGGATCCTCGTAGAACTGGTTCTAATTTGGGTCAATCGGTTTTGGGTGGGAAGAAAGCTGATGGGTCtgaatttttggaaaatggGTTGGATCCGGAGCTCAGTTTTGGAATTACCTTTCGGAGAAtt GGTGCAGGTTTAGAAAATCTTGGGAATACTTGTTTCCTCAATTCGGTATTGCAGTGTCTAACGTACACTGAGCCTTTAGCAGCATACTTACAAAGTGGAAAGCATCAAAATTCTT GCCATGTTGCTGGTTTTTGTGCTTTATGTGCCATCCAGAAACATGTTAGTCGTGCTCTGCAATCAACTGGGAGAATTTTAGCACCTAAGGATCTGGTCTCGAACTTGCGTT GCATATCTCGAAATTTCCGTAATGCCAGACAGGAAGATGCACATGAATACATGGTAAACTTGTTGGAATCCATGCATAAATGCTGCTTGCCTTCAGGAGTGCCAAGTGAATCACCTAGTGCCTATGAGAAAAGTTTGGTGCATAAGATCTTTGGTGGCCGCCTTAGGAGTCAG GTCAAATGCTTGCAGTGCTCATCTTGCTCAAATAAGTTTGATCCATTCTTGGATTTAAGTCTTGATATAGCCAAGGCTGATTCCTTGCAAAAAGCATTTTTGTACTTCACTGCTGCAGAACAATTAGATGGAGGAGAAAGGCAGTATCAGTGCCAACAATGCAAGCAGAAAGTTAGGGCCCTCAAACAGCTTACAGTTCACAAGGCACCCTATGTTCTTACCATCCACCTGAAGCGATTTCGTGCACATGATCCTGGCCAAAAAATAGACAAGAAAGTTCAGTTTGGTCCTACATTGGATTTGAAACCATTTGTTAGTGGTTCCTAT GAAGGAGATTTGAAATACACTCTTTATGGGGTTTTAGTTCATTATGGTTGGAGCACACATTCTGGTCACTATTATTGCTATGTTCGCACATCTAGTGGCATGTGGTATTCCCTTGATGACAATCGG GTTGTCCAAGTTAGCGAGAAGACAGTCCTAGAACAGAAGGCTTACATGTTGTTTTATGTGCGTGatagaaaaaatattgtttCATGGAAACCCTTTGATATTGCTCAGAAAGAGAATAAAGTAAATGAGATTGGAACTAAAACCTATTCCACTTATAACCAGGGTTTAAAGAAACCAGTTCAAAATGGTTTAGTTGATGACAGATTAAAAAATACTGTCTCGTCtactacagaaaaaaaaaatgcatttgatATTGGTCCACCAAGGGAATCCTTTTCAAGCAAAGTATCAGATTGCCCAATGTCAGAACCATCTCTAAAGGCATCATTGTCAAAGGACCCATCAGAGAGGCTTTCTTTTCCACCTCCAAGTTTAGGACAATGCTTGATACCATCTTCTTCATCTCCTAGCAACAATAATGTTGATGCATCTAATCTGGAAGTTGGTACTACTGTAAACGTTGGCTCTAATGTTAATGACTCAAATGAGGGGGGAAATTCAAATAAAGACTTTAGTACCTTAATATCCACATCACCGAATTGTAAGGACCTCCAAAGCTTTGACACTGCTAAGAATGTTATAGATGAGACCTCTCAGAAG AATAAACCTGCTTTGGAGGACTCCAAGATGGTTTCATCCATAAAGTCCTGTGTAACATCAGAAAAAGTTGACCCTGTAAAATCAGTTGATCAACCAAATTATGAAAAG gttgGAAGTATTACCAATGGACCTGCAGTTGGCAATTCAATCGGTGACAAGGGTGGTGACTATAGTAAAAAGCTGATGCACGATGAGTTGGAGAAATCATCGGACTCATCAGTTGTGAAAAATGAAGCTTTACATGTGGAAGATTTTGAGTGCAGGTCCcgcaaaaaattgaaaaagaagatTTCTAAGAGTCAGGTTGCAAGTTTCCACTCAAGCATCCTTTTCAGGGCATCCTTGGGCCTTcggaaaaagaagaaacttaAAAGGAGTAAACACAGAAACTTAGATACCAAGAATCTCAAAAAGGAACTCTTAATGGAACCTCGTTGCTTCCCATCAGATTTGGGGCCATCTACATCTGAGAAAACTCATACAGATTGTTTGGTTTCATCTTGTTCTCATAGAAAGAAACCTAAATCTGGCTCTAAAAAGGAAGCAAATGGTGCTGGTATGATTGATGAAGGAAATTCTCTGGGTGATTCTTTGGTAAATTTTGTAGATGGAGAACTAGGAGAAAGGATTGCTCAAAATAATACTGTTCTTGCAAGTGATAAGCAACTAGACAGCAGTTCTCGCTTTAGCTTCTCAGTGAAAAAGTCGAATGCTAGGGGAAATGGTATTTCACAAGATTGCAGTAGAGAGAAAATGCAAAATGGTTGGATGGGTGTTCTTACACGAGGTATGGAGGAGACAGTTG GGATGAAGAGTATGACcggggaaagagaaagaaggtgA
- the LOC107426878 gene encoding ubiquitin carboxyl-terminal hydrolase 23 isoform X3 has product MAEGMIRITETKVMSDGYSDRMPDSSSNGSSLFQRRIEFHQARKPFRPFSKGDGDFRLETLNPSSSDPRRTGSNLGQSVLGGKKADGSEFLENGLDPELSFGITFRRIGAGLENLGNTCFLNSVLQCLTYTEPLAAYLQSGKHQNSCHVAGFCALCAIQKHVSRALQSTGRILAPKDLVSNLRCISRNFRNARQEDAHEYMVNLLESMHKCCLPSGVPSESPSAYEKSLVHKIFGGRLRSQVKCLQCSSCSNKFDPFLDLSLDIAKADSLQKAFLYFTAAEQLDGGERQYQCQQCKQKVRALKQLTVHKAPYVLTIHLKRFRAHDPGQKIDKKVQFGPTLDLKPFVSGSYEGDLKYTLYGVLVHYGWSTHSGHYYCYVRTSSGMWYSLDDNRVVQVSEKTVLEQKAYMLFYVRDRKNIVSWKPFDIAQKENKVNEIGTKTYSTYNQGLKKPVQNGLVDDRLKNTVSSTTEKKNAFDIGPPRESFSSKVSDCPMSEPSLKASLSKDPSERLSFPPPSLGQCLIPSSSSPSNNNVDASNLEVGTTVNVGSNVNDSNEGGNSNKDFSTLISTSPNCKDLQSFDTAKNVIDETSQKNKPALEDSKMVSSIKSCVTSEKVDPVKSVDQPNYEKVGSITNGPAVGNSIGDKGGDYSKKLMHDELEKSSDSSVVKNEALHVEDFECRSRKKLKKKISKSQVASFHSSILFRASLGLRKKKKLKRSKHRNLDTKNLKKELLMEPRCFPSDLGPSTSEKTHTDCLVSSCSHRKKPKSGSKKEANGAGMIDEGNSLGDSLVNFVDGELGERIAQNNTVLASDKQLDSSSRFSFSVKKSNARGNGISQDCSREKMQNGWMGVLTRGMEETVVRKWCPSLETNC; this is encoded by the exons ATGGCGGAGGGTATGATACGCATCACGGAGACGAAAGTTATGTCAGATGGGTATTCGGATCGCATGCCCGATTCGTCATCAAATGGGTCTTCTCTGTTTCAGAGGAGAATCGAGTTCCACCAGGCGAGGAAGCCCTTCAGGCCGTTTAGTAAAGGGGATGGTGATTTTCGGCTTGAAACCTTAAACCCCAGCAGTTCGGATCCTCGTAGAACTGGTTCTAATTTGGGTCAATCGGTTTTGGGTGGGAAGAAAGCTGATGGGTCtgaatttttggaaaatggGTTGGATCCGGAGCTCAGTTTTGGAATTACCTTTCGGAGAAtt GGTGCAGGTTTAGAAAATCTTGGGAATACTTGTTTCCTCAATTCGGTATTGCAGTGTCTAACGTACACTGAGCCTTTAGCAGCATACTTACAAAGTGGAAAGCATCAAAATTCTT GCCATGTTGCTGGTTTTTGTGCTTTATGTGCCATCCAGAAACATGTTAGTCGTGCTCTGCAATCAACTGGGAGAATTTTAGCACCTAAGGATCTGGTCTCGAACTTGCGTT GCATATCTCGAAATTTCCGTAATGCCAGACAGGAAGATGCACATGAATACATGGTAAACTTGTTGGAATCCATGCATAAATGCTGCTTGCCTTCAGGAGTGCCAAGTGAATCACCTAGTGCCTATGAGAAAAGTTTGGTGCATAAGATCTTTGGTGGCCGCCTTAGGAGTCAG GTCAAATGCTTGCAGTGCTCATCTTGCTCAAATAAGTTTGATCCATTCTTGGATTTAAGTCTTGATATAGCCAAGGCTGATTCCTTGCAAAAAGCATTTTTGTACTTCACTGCTGCAGAACAATTAGATGGAGGAGAAAGGCAGTATCAGTGCCAACAATGCAAGCAGAAAGTTAGGGCCCTCAAACAGCTTACAGTTCACAAGGCACCCTATGTTCTTACCATCCACCTGAAGCGATTTCGTGCACATGATCCTGGCCAAAAAATAGACAAGAAAGTTCAGTTTGGTCCTACATTGGATTTGAAACCATTTGTTAGTGGTTCCTAT GAAGGAGATTTGAAATACACTCTTTATGGGGTTTTAGTTCATTATGGTTGGAGCACACATTCTGGTCACTATTATTGCTATGTTCGCACATCTAGTGGCATGTGGTATTCCCTTGATGACAATCGG GTTGTCCAAGTTAGCGAGAAGACAGTCCTAGAACAGAAGGCTTACATGTTGTTTTATGTGCGTGatagaaaaaatattgtttCATGGAAACCCTTTGATATTGCTCAGAAAGAGAATAAAGTAAATGAGATTGGAACTAAAACCTATTCCACTTATAACCAGGGTTTAAAGAAACCAGTTCAAAATGGTTTAGTTGATGACAGATTAAAAAATACTGTCTCGTCtactacagaaaaaaaaaatgcatttgatATTGGTCCACCAAGGGAATCCTTTTCAAGCAAAGTATCAGATTGCCCAATGTCAGAACCATCTCTAAAGGCATCATTGTCAAAGGACCCATCAGAGAGGCTTTCTTTTCCACCTCCAAGTTTAGGACAATGCTTGATACCATCTTCTTCATCTCCTAGCAACAATAATGTTGATGCATCTAATCTGGAAGTTGGTACTACTGTAAACGTTGGCTCTAATGTTAATGACTCAAATGAGGGGGGAAATTCAAATAAAGACTTTAGTACCTTAATATCCACATCACCGAATTGTAAGGACCTCCAAAGCTTTGACACTGCTAAGAATGTTATAGATGAGACCTCTCAGAAG AATAAACCTGCTTTGGAGGACTCCAAGATGGTTTCATCCATAAAGTCCTGTGTAACATCAGAAAAAGTTGACCCTGTAAAATCAGTTGATCAACCAAATTATGAAAAG gttgGAAGTATTACCAATGGACCTGCAGTTGGCAATTCAATCGGTGACAAGGGTGGTGACTATAGTAAAAAGCTGATGCACGATGAGTTGGAGAAATCATCGGACTCATCAGTTGTGAAAAATGAAGCTTTACATGTGGAAGATTTTGAGTGCAGGTCCcgcaaaaaattgaaaaagaagatTTCTAAGAGTCAGGTTGCAAGTTTCCACTCAAGCATCCTTTTCAGGGCATCCTTGGGCCTTcggaaaaagaagaaacttaAAAGGAGTAAACACAGAAACTTAGATACCAAGAATCTCAAAAAGGAACTCTTAATGGAACCTCGTTGCTTCCCATCAGATTTGGGGCCATCTACATCTGAGAAAACTCATACAGATTGTTTGGTTTCATCTTGTTCTCATAGAAAGAAACCTAAATCTGGCTCTAAAAAGGAAGCAAATGGTGCTGGTATGATTGATGAAGGAAATTCTCTGGGTGATTCTTTGGTAAATTTTGTAGATGGAGAACTAGGAGAAAGGATTGCTCAAAATAATACTGTTCTTGCAAGTGATAAGCAACTAGACAGCAGTTCTCGCTTTAGCTTCTCAGTGAAAAAGTCGAATGCTAGGGGAAATGGTATTTCACAAGATTGCAGTAGAGAGAAAATGCAAAATGGTTGGATGGGTGTTCTTACACGAGGTATGGAGGAGACAGTTG TCAGGAAATGGTGCCCAAGTTTAGAAACAAATTGCTGA